The genomic interval TCACCGACGAGGACATCGGTCTGGCGAACGTCATCCTGACCAACGGCGCGCGGCTCTACGTCGACCACGCCCATCCGGAGTACAGCGCCCCCGAGGTCACCAACCCGCGGGACGCCGTCCTCTGGGACAAGGCCGGCGAGCGGATCATGGCGGAGGCGGCGGAGCGGGCCGCGCAGCTTCCCGGCGCCCAGCCGATCCACCTGTACAAGAACAACACCGACAACAAGGGCGCGTCCTACGGCACGCACGAGAACTACCTGATGAAGCGGGAGACCCCCTTCTCGGACATCGTGCGCCATCTGACGCCGTTCTTCGTCTCCCGGCAGGTCTTCACCGGCGCCGGCCGGGTCGGCATCGGCCAGGACGGCCACGAGCACGGCTTCCAGATCAGCCAGCGGGCGGACTACTTCGAGGTCGAGGTGGGCCTCGAGACCACGCTGAAGCGCCCGATCATCAACACGCGCGACGAGCCGCACGCGGACGCCGAGAAGTACCGGCGGCTGCACGTGATCATCGGTGACGCGAACCTTTCCGAGATCTCGACCTACCTCAAGCTCGGGACGACCGCGCTGGTCCTGTCGATGATCGAGGACGGGTTCATCGCCGTGGACCTGGCCGTGGACCAGCCGGTGCGGACGCTGCACCAGGTGTCGCACGATCCTTCGCTGAAGCACTTGGTCACGCTGCGCAGCGGCCGGACCCTGACCGCGGTGCAGCTCCAGATGGAGTACTACGAGCTGGGCCGCAAGTACGTCGAGGAGCGCTTCGGGGACGACGCCGACGAGCAGACCAAGGACGTCCTCGCCCGTTGGGAGGACACGCTCACCCGGCTGGAGAACGACCCGATGAGCCTCGCCGGCGAGCTGGACTGGGTCGCCAAGCGGGAGCTCATGGAGGGCTACCGGCGCCGTGACAGCCTCGACTGGGACGCGGCCCGGCTGCACCTGGTCGACCTGCAGTACGCCGACGTGCGTCCCGAGAAGGGCCTCTACAACCGTCTGGTGGCCCGCGGACGCATGAAGCGGCTGCTGGACGAGGCCGAGGTCGAGCGCGCCCGTACGGAGCCTCCGGAGGACACTCGCGCCTACTTCCGCGGGCGGTGCCTGGAGCAGTACGCGGACGACGTCGCGGCGGCCTCCTGGGACTCGGTGATCTTCGATCTGCCGGGCCGGGACTCGCTGCAGCGGGTCCCAACCCTGGAACCGCTTCGCGGAACGCGTAATCACGTCAAGGCGCTCCTGGACCGCTGCCGGACGGCGGAAGACCTGGTCAGGGTGCTTTCCGGCGGGTGAGCGGGTGAGCCGCGCCCGGGCGGGTACCTGCGGGTACCCGGACGGACCGGCCGGACGGGGTGGAAAGCGGCCCGTCCGGGAATCATCGAGGTGGTCCCCGTGGGTTGGAGCAACTGCGGGGGCATTGTCGGACCCGGCTTGTAGGGTCTGATCTTGACCGAGCAACTGTGTCGGGCGAACCGAGCGGGGTGAGGGTGATGGCGACCAAGGACACCGGCGGCGGACAGCAGAAGGCCACGCGGTCCACCGAGGAGGTCGAGGAGCAGGCGGCAGAGACGCAGGCTTCGGAGGACCTCAAGGAGCGTCACGAGAAGCTCAGCGACGACGTGGACGACGTCCTGGACGAGATCGACGACGTGCTCGAGGCCAATGCCGAGGACTTCGTGCGGTCCTTCGTGCAGAAGGGCGGCGAGTAGCCTCACCGGCTTCGCCGGTCCGGCAGTCACGGCGGTGGTGGGCGAGCGGTGAGGAGAGGGCGCTGTCCGCGGCCGGCCCCGATGGGCCGCCGCGGGCGGCGTCCGCTCGGCTCCGGAGCGCGCGGCCGGC from Streptomyces sp. DH-12 carries:
- the dop gene encoding depupylase/deamidase Dop, whose protein sequence is MTVRRVMGIETEYGISVPGHPNANAMLTSSQIVNAYAAAMHRARRARWDFEEENPLRDARGFDLAREAADASQLTDEDIGLANVILTNGARLYVDHAHPEYSAPEVTNPRDAVLWDKAGERIMAEAAERAAQLPGAQPIHLYKNNTDNKGASYGTHENYLMKRETPFSDIVRHLTPFFVSRQVFTGAGRVGIGQDGHEHGFQISQRADYFEVEVGLETTLKRPIINTRDEPHADAEKYRRLHVIIGDANLSEISTYLKLGTTALVLSMIEDGFIAVDLAVDQPVRTLHQVSHDPSLKHLVTLRSGRTLTAVQLQMEYYELGRKYVEERFGDDADEQTKDVLARWEDTLTRLENDPMSLAGELDWVAKRELMEGYRRRDSLDWDAARLHLVDLQYADVRPEKGLYNRLVARGRMKRLLDEAEVERARTEPPEDTRAYFRGRCLEQYADDVAAASWDSVIFDLPGRDSLQRVPTLEPLRGTRNHVKALLDRCRTAEDLVRVLSGG
- a CDS encoding ubiquitin-like protein Pup, giving the protein MATKDTGGGQQKATRSTEEVEEQAAETQASEDLKERHEKLSDDVDDVLDEIDDVLEANAEDFVRSFVQKGGE